One part of the Terriglobia bacterium genome encodes these proteins:
- the pth gene encoding aminoacyl-tRNA hydrolase produces MIVLGLGNPGNRYRRTRHNLGFRVLDLLAGRAGAKFAKAGELGDVCLSAEALLSGVEVVLAKPRTYMNRSGTAGAALLEHYAASPCDLLVVHDDADLALGRIRVRAGGSAGGHNGLRSLIATLRTAEFPRVKLGVLGARRAETDLVDYVLESFEDDEADAAEALVGLGADAAEAVLVEGLAAAMNRFNGPTAVAESPGAC; encoded by the coding sequence ATGATCGTTCTCGGTCTCGGCAATCCGGGCAACCGCTATCGCCGGACGCGGCACAACCTGGGCTTCCGCGTGCTGGACCTGCTGGCGGGGCGCGCGGGGGCGAAGTTCGCGAAGGCGGGGGAGCTCGGAGATGTGTGCCTCAGCGCCGAGGCGCTCCTCTCGGGGGTCGAGGTCGTCCTCGCGAAACCTCGGACGTACATGAACCGCTCGGGGACGGCCGGCGCCGCACTCCTCGAGCACTACGCCGCCTCGCCGTGCGATCTCCTGGTCGTTCACGACGACGCGGACCTCGCTCTGGGGCGGATCCGCGTCCGGGCGGGCGGGAGCGCGGGCGGCCACAACGGTCTCCGCTCGCTCATCGCGACCCTCAGGACCGCCGAGTTCCCGCGGGTGAAGCTCGGCGTGCTGGGGGCGCGCCGCGCGGAGACGGACCTCGTCGACTACGTCCTCGAGTCGTTCGAAGACGACGAAGCCGACGCCGCGGAGGCTTTGGTCGGCCTCGGAGCCGACGCGGCCGAGGCGGTGTTGGTCGAAGGGCTCGCGGCCGCCATGAACCGGTTCAACGGACCGACGGCGGTGGCCGAATCACCCGGGGCGTGTTAG